A single region of the Marmota flaviventris isolate mMarFla1 chromosome 10, mMarFla1.hap1, whole genome shotgun sequence genome encodes:
- the Celsr2 gene encoding cadherin EGF LAG seven-pass G-type receptor 2 isoform X3: MRTRAASAPLPTPPLPLPLPLPPLLLLLLLLPLPPLLGDQVGPCRSLGSGGRGSSGACAPVGWLCPASASNLWLYTSRCRDAGIELTGHLVPHHDGLRVWCPESGAHIPLPPAPEGCPWSCRLLGIGGHLSPQGKLTLPQEHPCLKAPQLKCQSCKLAQVPGLRAGEGSPEESMGGRRKRNVNTAPQFQPPSYQATVPENQPAGTSVASLRAIDPDEGEAGRLEYTMDALFDSRSNHFFSLDPITGAVTTAEELDRETKSTHVFRVTAQDHGMPRRSALATLTILVTDTNDHDPVFEQQEYKESLRENLEVGYEVLTVRATDGDAPPNANILYRLLEGPGGSPSEVFEIDPRSGVIRTRGPVDREEVESYKLTVEATDQGRDPGPRSATATVFLSVEDDNDNAPQFSEKRYVVQVREDVTPGAPVLRVTASDRDKGSNALVHYSIMSGNARGQFYLDAQTGALDVVSPLDYETTKEYTLRVRAQDGGRPPLSNVSGLVTVQVLDINDNAPIFVSTPFQATVLESVPLGYLVLHVQAIDADAGDNARLEYRLAGVGHDFPFTINNGTGWISVAAELDREEVDFYSFGVEARDHGIPALTASASVSVTILDVNDNNPTFTQPEYTVRLNEDAAVGTSVVTVSAVDRDAHSVITYQITSGNTRNRFSITSQSGGGLVSLALPLDYKLERQYVLAVTASDGTRQDTAQIVVNVTDANTHRPVFQSSHYTVNVNEDRPAGTTVVLISATDEDTGENARITYFMEDSIPQFRIDADTGAVTTQAELDYEDQVSYTLAITARDNGIPQKSDTTYLEILVNDVNDNAPQFLRDSYQGSVYEDVPPFTSVLQISATDRDSGLNGRVFYTFQGGDDGDGDFIVESTSGIVRTLRRLDRENVAQYILRAYAVDKGMPPARTPMEVTVTVLDVNDNPPVFEQDEFDVFVEENSPIGLAVARVTATDPDEGTNAQIMYQIVEGNIPEVFQLDIFSGELTALVDLDYEDRPEYVLVIQATSAPLVSRATVHVRLLDRNDNPPVLGNFEILFNNYVTNRSSSFPGGAIGRVPAHDPDISDSLTYSFERGNELSLVLLNASTGELRLSRALDNNRPLEAIMSVLVSDGVHSVTAQCALRVTIITDEMLTHSITLRLEDMSPERFLSPLLGLFIQAVAATLATPPDHVVVFNVQRDTDAPGGHILNVSLSVGQPPGPGGGPPFLPSEDLQERLYLNRSLLTAISAQRVLPFDDNICLREPCENYMRCVSVLRFDSSAPFIASSSVLFRPIHPVGGLRCRCPPGFTGDYCETEVDLCYSRPCGPHGRCRSREGGYTCLCREGYTGEHCEVSARSGRCTPGVCKNGGTCVNLLVGGFKCDCPSGDFEKPYCRVTTRSFPARSFITFRGLRQRFHFTLALSFATKERNGLLLYNGRFNEKHDFVALEVIQEQVQLTFSAGESTTTVSPFVPGGVSDGQWHTVQLKYYNKPLLGQTGLPQGPSEQKVAVVSVDGCDTGVALRFGAILGNYSCAAQGTQGGSKKSLDLTGPLLLGGVPDLPESFPVRMRHFVGCMKNLQVDSRHVDMADFIANNGTVPGCPTKKNVCDSNTCHNGGTCVNQWDAFSCECPLGFGGKSCAQEMANPQHFLGNSLVAWHGLSLPISQPWHLSLMFRTRQANGVLLQAVTRGRSTITLQLREGHVVLSVEGTGLQASSLRLEPGRANDGDWHHTQLSLGASGGPGHAILSFDYGQQRAEGNLGPRLHGLHLSNITVGGVPGPASGVARGFRGCLQGVRVSETPEGVSSLDPSRGESINVEPGCSLPDPCDSNPCPANSYCSNDWDSYSCSCDPGYYGDNCTNVCDLNPCEHQSVCTRKPSAPHGYTCECPPNYLGPYCETRIDQPCPRGWWGHPTCGPCNCDVSKGFDPDCNKTSGECHCKENHYRPPGSPTCLLCDCYPTGSLSRVCDPEEGQCPCKPGVIGRQCDRCDNPFAEVTTNGCEVNYDSCPRAIEAGIWWPRTRFGLPAAAPCPKGSFGTAVRHCDEHRGWLPPNLFNCTSVTFSELKGLAERLQRNESGLDSGRSQRLALLLRNATQHTAGYFGSDVKVAYQLATRLLAHESAQRGFGLSATQDVHFTENLLRVGSALLDAANKRHWELIQQTEGGTAWLLQHYEAYASALAQNMRHTYLSPFTIVTPNIVISVVRLDKGNFAGAKLPRYEALRGERPPDLETTVILPESVFREMTPVVRPAGPGEAQEPEELARRQRRHPELSQGEAVASVIIYRTLAGLLPHNYDPDKRSLRVPKRPVINTPVVSISVHDDEELLPRALDKPVTVQFRLLETEERTKPICVFWNHSILVSGTGGWSARGCEVVFRNESHVSCQCNHMTSFAVLMDVSRRENGEILPLKTLTYVALGVTLAALLLTFLFLTLLRALRSNQHGIRRNLTAALGLAQLVFLLGINQADLPFACTVIAILLHFLYLCTFSWALLEALHLYRALTEVRDVNAGPMRFYYMLGWGVPAFITGLAVGLDPEGYGNPDFCWLSIYDTLIWSFAGPVAFAVSMSVFLYILAARASCAAQRQGFEKKGPVSGLQPSFAVLLLLSASWLLALLSVNSDTLLFHYLFAACNCVQGPFIFLSYVVLSKEVRKALKFACSRKPSPDPALTTKSTLTSSYNCPSPYADGRLYQPYGDSAGSLHSASRSGKSQPSYIPFLLREESTLNPGQVPPGMGDPGGLFLEGQDQQHDPDTDSDSDLSLEDDQSGSYASTHSSDSEEEEEEEEEAAFPGEQGWDSLLGPGAERLPLHSTPKDGGPGPGKAPWPGDFGTTAKESSGSGAPEERPRENGDALSRDVSLGSLPGSSAQPHKGILKKKCLPTISEKSSLLRLPLEHGTGSSRGSSASEGSRGGLPPRPPPRQSLQEQLNGVMPIAMSIKAGTVDEDSSGSEG; the protein is encoded by the exons ATGCGGACCAGGGCTGCCAGCGCCCCCCTCCCAAcgccgccgctgccgctgccgctgccgctgccgccgctgctgctgctgctgttgctgctgccgCTGCCACCACTACTGGGAGACCAAGTGGGGCCCTGTCGTTCTCTCGGGTCTGGGGGACGAGGCTCCTCGGGGGCCTGCGCCCCCGTGGGCTGGCTCTGTCCAGCTTCAGCCTCGAACCTCTGGCTCTACACCAGCCGCTGCAGAGATGCGGGCATTGAGCTGACTGGCCACCTGGTGCCCCACCACGATGGCCTGAGGGTCTGGTGTCCAGAATCCGGGGCCCATATCCCCCTTCCACCAGCCCCTGAAGGCTGCCCCTGGAGCTGTCGCCTCCTGGGCATTGGAGGCCACCTTTCTCCACAGGGCAAGTTGACCCTGCCTCAGGAGCACCCTTGCTTAAAGGCTCCACAGTTGAAATGTCAGTCCTGCAAGCTGGCACAGGTCCCAGGGCTCAGGGCAGGGGAAGGGTCACCAGAGGAGTCCATGGGTGGACGTCGAAAAAGGAATGTAAATACAGCACCTCAGTTCCAACCCCCCAGCTATCAGGCCACAGTGCCTGAGAACCAGCCAGCGGGAACCTCTGTTGCATCACTCCGTGCCATCGATCCAGATGAGGGAGAGGCAGGTCGGCTTGAGTACACCATGGATGCCCTCTTTGATAGCCGCTCCAACCATTTCTTCTCCTTGGACCCAATCACTGGTGCTGTCACCACAGCAGAGGAACTGGATCGAGAGACCAAGAGTACCCATGTCTTCAGGGTCACTGCACAGGATCATGGTATGCCTCGAAGGAGTGCCCTGGCTACACTCACCATTTTGGTGACTGACACCAATGACCATGACCCTGTTTTTGAGCAGCAGGAGTACAAGGAGAGCCTCAGGGAGAACCTGGAGGTTGGCTATGAGGTGCTCACTGTCAGGGCCACGGATGGTGATGCTCCCCCCAATGCCAATATTCTGTACCGCCTGCTGGAGGGGCCTGGGGGCAGCCCTTCGGAAGTCTTTGAAATTGACCCTCGATCTGGTGTGATCCGCACCCGTGGCCCAGTGGATCGGGAAGAGGTGGAGTCCTACAAGCTGACAGTGGAAGCAACTGACCAGGGTCGGGACCCAGGTCCACGGAGTGCCACAGCCACTGTTTTTCTGTCTGTGGAAGATGACAATGACAATGCCCCTCAGTTCAGTGAGAAGCGATACGTGGTCCAGGTGCGAGAGGATGTGACCCCAGGGGCACCGGTACTCCGTGTCACAGCCTCAGATCGGGACAAGGGCAGCAATGCCCTGGTGCACTATAGCATCATGAGTGGCAATGCTCGGGGACAGTTTTATCTGGATGCCCAGACTGGGGCCCTGGATGTGGTGAGCCCTCTTGACTATGAGACAACCAAAGAGTATACTCTACGGGTGCGGGCACAGGATGGGGGTCGGCCCCCACTGTCTAATGTCTCTGGCCTGGTAACAGTGCAAGTCCTGGATATTAATGATAATGCCCCTATCTTTGTCAGCACCCCTTTCCAAGCTACTGTCCTGGAGAGTGTCCCCTTAGGCTACTTGGTTCTCCATGTCCAGGCAATTGATGCTGATGCTGGTGACAATGCCCGCCTGGAGTACCGCCTTGCTGGAGTTGGGCATGACTTCCCTTTCACCATCAACAATGGCACAGGCTGGATCTCTGTGGCTGCTGAGCTGGACCGGGAGGAAGTTGATTTCTATAGCTTTGGGGTAGAAGCCCGAGACCATGGCATCCCAGCACTCACTGCCTCAGCCAGTGTCAGTGTAACCATCCTGGACGTCAATGATAACAACCCAACCTTTACCCAGCCAGAGTACACAGTACGGCTCAATGAGGATGCAGCTGTGGGCACCAGTGTAGTGACTGTGTCAGCTGTGGACCGCGATGCTCATAGTGTCATCACATACCAGATCACCAGCGGTAACACCCGCAACCGCTTCTCCATCACCAGTCAGAGTGGCGGTGGGCTGGTGTCCCTTGCCTTGCCACTGGACTACAAACTTGAGAGGCAGTATGTGTTGGCTGTTACTGCCTCTGATGGCACAAGGCAGGATACAGCACAGATTGTGGTGAATGTCACTGATGCCAACACCCATCGTCCGGTCTTTCAGAGCTCCCACTATACAGTGAATGTTAATGAGGACCGGCCAGCAGGCACCACGGTGGTGCTGATCAGTGCTACAGACGAGGACACAGGTGAGAATGCCCGTATTACCTACTTTATGGAGGACAGCATCCCCCAGTTCCGTATTGATGCAGACACAGGGGCTGTCACCACCCAGGCTGAACTAGACTATGAAGACCAGGTGTCTTATACCTTGGCCATCACTGCTCGGGACAATGGCATTCCCCAGAAGTCTGACACCACCTACCTGGAGATTCTGGTGAATGACGTGAATGACAATGCTCCTCAATTCCTACGGGATTCCTATCAGGGCAGTGTCTATGAGGATGTGCCCCCTTTCACCAGTGTCCTGCAGATCTCAGCCACTGATCGTGACTCTGGTCTTAATGGCCGGGTATTCTATACCTTCCAAGGAGGTGATGATGGAGATGGTGACTTTATTGTAGAGTCCACTTCAGGCATAGTGAGAACACTGCGCAGGCTAGATCGTGAGAATGTGGCCCAGTACATCTTGCGAGCATATGCAGTGGACAAGGGGATGCCCCCAGCCCGCACACCCATGGAAGTGACAGTCACTGTGTTAGATGTGAACGACAATCCACCTGTCTTTGAGCAGGATGAGTTTGATGTGTTTGTGGAAGAGAACAGCCCCATTGGGCTGGCCGTGGCCCGTGTCACGGCCACTGACCCTGATGAAGGCACCAATGCACAGATCATGTACCAGATTGTGGAGGGTAACATCCCTGAGGTCTTCCAGTTGGATATTTTTTCTGGGGAGCTGACTGCCCTGGTGGACTTAGACTACGAGGACCGGCCTGAATACGTCCTGGTCATCCAGGCCACATCAGCTCCACTGGTGAGCAGGGCTACTGTCCATGTCCGCCTTCTTGACCGCAATGATAACCCACCAGTGCTGGGCAACTTTGAAATCCTTTTCAACAACTATGTCACCAACCGCTCGAGCAGCTTCCCTGGGGGTGCCATTGGCCGTGTGCCTGCTCATGACCCTGACATCTCGGACAGCCTGACTTACAGCTTTGAGCGGGGAAATGAACTCAGCTTGGTCCTACTCAACGCTTCCACGGGAGAGCTGAGGCTGAGCCGGGCACTGGATAACAACCGGCCTCTGGAGGCCATCATGAGCGTGTTGGTGTCAG ATGGCGTTCACAGCGTGACAGCCCAGTGTGCACTGCGCGTCACCATTATCACAGATGAGATGCTCACACACAGTATCACGTTGCGCCTGGAAGACATGTCGCCTGAGCGCTTCCTGTCACCACTGCTGGGCCTCTTCATTCAAGCTGTGGCCGCCACGTTGGCCACGCCCCCGGACCACGTGGTGGTCTTCAACGTGCAGCGGGACACCGATGCCCCCGGTGGCCACATCCTCAACGTGAGCCTGTCAGTGGGCCAGCCACCGGGACCCGGGGGTGGGCCGCCCTTTCTGCCCTCGGAAGACCTGCAGGAGCGCCTGTACCTCAATCGCAGCCTGCTGACGGCCATCTCGGCGCAGCGCGTGCTGCCCTTCGACGACAACATCTGCCTGCGCGAGCCCTGTGAGAACTACATGCGCTGCGTGTCGGTTCTGCGCTTCGACTCCTCGGCGCCCTTCATCGCCTCCTCCTCCGTGCTCTTTCGGCCCATCCACCCGGTCGGGGGGCTGCGCTGCCGTTGCCCACCAGGCTTCACCGGAGACTACTGTGAGACGGAGGTGGACCTCTGCTACTCGCGCCCTTGTGGTCCCCATGGGCGCTGCCGCAGCCGTGAAGGAGGCTACACCTGCCTCTGCCGCGAGGGCTACACGG GTGAGCACTGTGAGGTGAGTGCCCGCTCAGGCCGTTGCACCCCAGGTGTCTGCAAGAATGGGGGTACCTGTGTCAACCTGCTAGTGGGCGGTTTCAAGTGTGACTGCCCATCTGGGGACTTCGAGAAGCCCTACTGCCGGGTGACCACGCGCAGCTTCCCTGCCCGCTCCTTTATCACCTTCCGTGGCCTGCGCCAGCGCTTCCACTTCACCCTGGCCCTCTC GTTTGCCACTAAGGAGCGCAACGGGCTGCTGTTGTACAATGGGCGCTTCAATGAGAAGCATGACTTTGTGGCCCTCGAGGTGATCCAGGAGCAGGTTCAACTCACCTTCTCTGCAG GAGAGTCGACCACCACCGTGTCACCATTTGTACCTGGAGGGGTCAGTGATGGCCAGTGGCACACGGTGCAGCTGAAGTACTATAATAAG CCACTGTTGGGTCAGACAGGGCTCCCGCAGGGCCCATCTGAACAGAAGGTGGCTGTGGTGTCTGTGGATGGCTGTGATACAGGAGTGGCTCTGCGCTTCGGAGCTATACTGGGCAACTACTCCTGTGCCGCTCAGGGCACCCAGGGTGGCAGCAAGAA GTCTCTGGATCTGACAGGGCCCCTGCTGCTGGGTGGGGTGCCCGACCTGCCTGAGAGCTTCCCTGTCCGAATGCGGCACTTTGTGGGCTGCATGAAGAACTTGCAAGTGGACAGCCGGCATGTAGACATGGCCGACTTCATTGCCAACAATGGCACTGTGCCTG GATGCCCCACCAAGAAGAATGTGTGTGACAGCAACACTTGCCACAATGGGGGCACCTGCGTGAACCAGTGGGATGCATTCAGCTGCGAGTGTCCCCTGGGCTTCGGGGGCAAGAGCTGTGCCCAGG aaatggccaatccccagcacttcctgGGCAACAGCCTTGTGGCCTGGCACGGCCTCTCACTGCCCATCTCTCAGCCTTGGCACCTCAGTCTCATGTTCCGCACACGCCAGGCCAATGGCGTCCTGCTACAGGCTGTCACCAGGGGACGCAGCACCATTACCCTACAG CTTCGGGAGGGCCACGTGGTGTTGAGTGTGGAGGgcacagggctccaggcctcGTCCCTCCGTCTGGAGCCAGGCCGGGCCAATGATGGTGACTGGCACCACACACAGCTGTCACTGGGAGCCAGTGGGGGCCCTGGCCATGCCATCCTGTCCTTCGACTACGGGcagcagagggcagagggaaaCCTGGGCCCCCGCCTGCATGGGCTGCACCTGAGCAACATTACAGTCGGGGGAGTCCCTGGGCCTGCCAGTGGTGTGGCCCGAGGCTTCCGGGGCTGTTTGCAG GGTGTGCGGGTAAGTGAGACGCCCGAGGGTGTCAGCAGTCTTGATCCCAGCCGTGGGGAGAGCATCAACGTGGAACCAGGATGTAGCTTGCCAGACCCCTGTGACTCCAACCCGTGTCCTGCTAACAGCTACTGCAGCAATGACTGGGATAGCTATTCCTGCAGCTGTGATCCAG GTTACTATGGTGACAACTGTACTAATGTGTGTGACCTGAACCCTTGTGAGCACCAGTCTGTGTGTACCCGCAAACCTAGTGCTCCCCACGGCTACACCTGTGAATGTCCCCCAAATTACCTTGGGCCATACTGTGAGACCAG GATCGATCAGCCTTGCCCCCGTGGCTGGTGGGGACACCCCACATGTGGCCCATGCAACTGTGACGTCAGCAAAGGCTTTGACCCAGACTGCAACAAGACAAGCGGCGAGTGCCACTGCAAG GAGAATCACTACCGGCCTCCTGGCAGCCCCACCTGCCTCCTGTGTGACTGCTACCCAACGGGCTCTTTGTCTCGAGTCTGTGACCCTGAGGAGGGCCAGTGTCCATGCAAACCTGGTGTCATCGGGCGCCAGTGTGATCGCTGTGACAACCCTTTTGCTGAAGTCACTACAAATGGCTGTGAAG TGAATTATGACAGCTGCCCACGGGCTATCGAGGCTGGGATCTGGTGGCCCCGCACCCGTTTTGGGCTGCCTGCTGCTGCCCCATGCCCTAAAGGCTCCTTTG GGACCGCTGTGCGCCACTGTGATGAACACAGGGGCTGGCTGCCCCCAAACCTCTTCAACTGCACGTCAGTCACCTTCTCAGAGTTGAAGGGTCTC GCTGAGCGGCTGCAGCGGAACGAATCAGGCCTGGACTCAGGACGCTCCCAGCGGCTGGCCCTGCTCCTGCGCAATGCTACACAGCACACGGCTGGCTACTTTGGCAGTGATGTCAAAGTGGCCTACCAGCTGGCCACACGGCTGCTGGCTCACGAGAGTGCCCAGAGAGGCTTTGGGCTGTCTGCCACACAGGATGTGCACTTCACTGAG AATCTGCTGCGAGTGGGCAGTGCCCTTCTGGATGCAGCCAACAAGCGGCACTGGGAACTGATACAGCAAACGGAGGGCGGCACCGCCTGGCTGCTCCAGCACTACGAGGCCTACGCCAGCGCCCTGGCCCAGAATATGCGGCACACCTATCTAAGCCCCTTCACCATTGTCACGCCCAACATTG TCATCTCTGTAGTGCGCTTGGACAAGGGGAACTTTGCTGGGGCCAAGCTGCCCCGCTATGAAGCACTGCGAGGAGAGCGGCCCCCAGACCTAGAGACGACAGTCATTCTACCCGAGTCTGTCTTCAGAG AGATGACCCCTGTGGTCAGGCCCGCTGGTCCTGGGGAGGCCCAGGAACCTGAGGAGCTGGCACGGCGGCAGCGGCGGCACCCGGAGCTGAGCCAGGGAGAGGCTGTGGCCAGCGTCATCATCTACCGCACCCTGGCTGGGCTACTGCCCCACAACTACGACCCAGACAAGCGCAGTCTGAG AGTCCCCAAGCGTCCAGTCATCAACACCCCTGTGGTGAGCATCAGCGTCCATGATGATGAGGAGCTCCTGCCTCGCGCCCTGGACAAGCCAGTCACTGTGCAGTTCCGGCTGCTGGAGACCGAGGAGCGGACCAAGCCCATCTGTGTCTTCTGGAACCACTCTATCCT GGTCAGTGGCACGGGTGGCTGGTCAGCCCGAGGCTGTGAGGTTGTCTTCCGCAACGAGAGCCATGTCAGCTGCCAGTGCAACCACATGACGAGCTTCGCTGTGCTCATGGACGTGTCCCGGCGGGAG AATGGAGAGATCCTGCCACTGAAGACATTGACATACGTGGCCCTAGGGGTCACCTTGGCTGCCCTGCTGCTCACCTTCCTCTTCCTCACCCTTCTTCGTGCCCTGCGCTCCAATCAGCATGGCATCCGACGCAACCTGACAGCTGCCCTGGGCCTGGCTCAGCTGGTCTTCCTCCTGGGAATCAACCAGGCTGACCTGCCT TTTGCTTGCACAGTCATTGCCATCCTGCTGCACTTCCTGTACCTCTGCACCTTTTCCTGGGCTCTGCTGGAGGCCTTGCACCTGTACCGGGCACTCACAGAGGTCCGTGACGTCAATGCCGGCCCCATGCGCTTCTACTACATGCTGGGCTGGGGCGTGCCTGCCTTCATCACAG GCCTAGCTGTGGGCTTGGACCCTGAAGGATATGGAAACCCTGACTTCTGCTGGCTCTCCATCTATGACACGCTCATCTGGAGTTTCGCTGGTCCTGTGGCATTTGCAGTCTCG ATGAGTGTCTTCCTGTACATCCTGGCAGCCCGGGCCTCCTGTGCTGCCCAGCGGCAGGGCTTCGAGAAGAAAGGCCCTGT CTCTGGCCTGCAGCCTTCCTTTGCTGTCCTCCTGCTGCTGAGTGCCTCGTGGCTGCTGGCACTGCTCTCTGTCAACAGTGACACCCTTCTCTTCCACTACCTCTTTGCTGCCTGCAATTGTGTCCAG GGCCCTTTCATCTTCCTCTCCTACGTGGTGCTTAGCAAGGAGGTCCGGAAAGCACTCAAGTTTGCCTGCAGCCGCAAACCCAGCCCTGACCCTGCTCTGACCACCAAGTCCACCCTGACCTCG TCCTACAACTGCCCCAGCCCCTATGCAGACGGGAGACTGTACCAGCCCTATGGAGACTCAGCTGGCTCCCTGCACAGTGCCAGCCGCTCAGGCAAGAGCCAGCCCAGCTACATCCCCTTCTTGCTGAG GGAAGAATCCACCCTGAACCCTGGTCAAGTGCCCCCAGGCATGGGGGACCCAGGCGGCCTCTTCCTGGAAGGTCAAGACCAGCAGCACG ATCCTGACACGGACTCTGACAGTGACCTGTCCCTGGAAGATGACCAGAGTGGCTCCTATGCCTCTACTCACTCATCAGACAgcgaggaggaggaagaggaggaggaggaggccgccTTCCCTGGCGAGCAGGGCTGGGACAGCCTGCTGGGGCCTGGAGCGGAGAGACTGCCCCTGCACAGCACTCCCAAGG ATGGGGGCCCAGGGCCTGGGAAGGCCCCCTGGCCAGGAGACTTTGGAACCACAGCAAAGGAGAGCAGTGGCAGTGGGGCCCCTGAGGAACGGCCACGGGAAAATGGAGATGCCCTGTCTCGGGATGTGTCCTTGGGCTCCCTTCCAGGCTCTTCTGCCCAGCCTCACAAAG GCATCCTCAAGAAGAAGTGTCTTCCCACCATCAGTGAGAAGAGCAGCCTCCTGAGGCTTCCCCTGGAGCACGGCACGGGCTCTTCTCGGGGTTCTTCAGCCAGCGAAGGCAGCCGGGGTGGGCTCCCTCCCCGCCCACCTCCCCGGCAGAGTCTGCAGGAACAGCTGAACGGTGTAATGCCCATCGCCATGAGCATCAAGGCAGGCACGGTGGATGAGGACTCTTCAGGCTCCGA AGGATAG